From Rhizobium sp. BT03, one genomic window encodes:
- a CDS encoding SDR family NAD(P)-dependent oxidoreductase, translated as MGRLNGEVAIVTGASRGIGRATAMLFAAEGAKVAVLSRTSEGVERVVADILDAGGTALGVVGDVGEADQITAAVDTVISAYGRIDILVNNAFDGAAVLSSVIDLSVEQLQRNLDTGPIAYLRFMQACYPHLKQAGEGRIINFGSMAGTIGLAGYGPYNMAKEAVRALTRTAAREWGADNITVNNILPIADTWGAAEKNVPPPANALARFGSPEDDIAPVVLFLASKDSQFITGYSLTPDGGATIDSAR; from the coding sequence ATGGGTAGACTCAATGGAGAAGTTGCCATCGTCACCGGCGCAAGCCGTGGCATCGGCCGCGCCACCGCAATGCTTTTTGCGGCTGAAGGCGCCAAGGTCGCAGTTCTTTCGCGAACCTCCGAAGGCGTAGAGCGCGTGGTTGCCGACATTCTTGACGCTGGCGGCACCGCGCTCGGTGTCGTCGGCGACGTCGGTGAAGCCGATCAGATCACCGCCGCGGTGGATACCGTCATCTCTGCATACGGCCGCATCGACATCCTCGTAAACAATGCTTTCGACGGCGCTGCTGTCTTGTCTTCGGTCATCGACCTCTCCGTCGAGCAACTGCAACGAAACTTGGACACAGGACCGATTGCATATCTGCGTTTCATGCAGGCTTGCTATCCTCACCTTAAGCAAGCCGGAGAAGGCCGGATCATCAACTTCGGCTCCATGGCTGGCACCATCGGCTTGGCTGGTTATGGTCCTTACAACATGGCCAAGGAGGCGGTGCGCGCACTGACCCGCACGGCGGCTCGCGAATGGGGTGCCGACAATATCACCGTGAACAACATTCTGCCGATCGCCGACACCTGGGGCGCCGCGGAAAAGAACGTTCCTCCGCCGGCGAACGCGCTTGCGCGTTTCGGCTCACCGGAAGACGACATTGCCCCGGTCGTCCTGTTCCTTGCCAGCAAAGATTCGCAGTTCATCACCGGTTACAGCCTTACACCCGACGGCGGCGCCACTATCGACAGCGCTCGGTAA
- a CDS encoding SRPBCC family protein: MLNRLPSSISALLDSRSEGHSLPAGLYIREDVFEADIEVFFHKHWICVGLDCDVPEPGDATVVDIGKTSLILLRDDDGEIRVLHNVCRHRGSRLLNPGKTIVSKLVCPYHTWTYELTGELSYAPHMGKEFDKDCHGLKPVTFKSIGGLIYVCLSDNPPEDIAGLEQAMVERLAPYDIRNAKIAHQTDVIEDGNWKLTMENNRECYHCSANHPELCVSFVDLDFGFDPETLSPEDREQAEEHFRMYEERTQAWEADGFPSAAVEQLSDCATNFRTQRLIISGAGESQTHDATAASSKLLGQMTRKDLGDTHLWGHNSWNHFMGDHAVVATVIPLSAGKTLVRTKWLVHKDAVEGVDYDIDKLTDVWVATTDQDADLVARSHAGALDPAYQPGPYSRFSETNLDKFASWYIDRMRAHGY, encoded by the coding sequence ATGCTAAACAGGCTTCCTTCTTCCATTTCGGCGCTGCTGGACTCCCGCTCGGAAGGCCACTCGCTGCCGGCCGGCCTCTACATCCGCGAAGACGTATTCGAAGCGGATATCGAGGTCTTCTTCCACAAGCACTGGATCTGCGTCGGCCTCGACTGTGATGTTCCGGAGCCCGGCGACGCCACGGTCGTCGATATCGGCAAGACAAGCCTGATCCTGCTGCGCGACGACGACGGTGAAATCCGCGTCCTGCACAATGTCTGCCGCCATCGCGGCTCTCGCCTTCTCAATCCGGGCAAGACGATCGTTTCGAAGCTCGTCTGTCCCTATCACACCTGGACCTATGAGCTCACGGGCGAGCTCAGCTACGCCCCCCATATGGGCAAGGAATTTGACAAGGATTGTCACGGCCTGAAACCCGTCACCTTCAAATCGATCGGCGGCCTGATCTACGTCTGCCTGTCCGACAATCCGCCCGAGGACATTGCCGGACTCGAACAGGCGATGGTCGAGCGCCTTGCTCCCTATGATATCCGCAATGCCAAGATCGCCCACCAGACCGACGTCATCGAGGACGGCAACTGGAAGCTGACGATGGAGAACAATCGCGAGTGCTATCACTGCTCCGCCAACCACCCGGAACTCTGCGTCTCCTTCGTCGATCTCGACTTCGGCTTCGATCCGGAAACGCTGAGCCCTGAGGATCGTGAGCAGGCCGAGGAGCATTTCCGGATGTACGAGGAGCGCACGCAGGCATGGGAGGCCGACGGTTTCCCTTCGGCTGCTGTTGAGCAGCTTTCCGACTGCGCCACGAACTTCCGCACGCAGCGGCTGATTATATCAGGTGCGGGCGAATCCCAGACCCACGACGCCACCGCCGCATCCTCCAAGCTCCTCGGCCAGATGACCCGCAAGGATCTCGGCGACACGCATCTCTGGGGTCATAACAGCTGGAACCACTTCATGGGCGACCATGCTGTCGTGGCAACCGTCATCCCGCTGTCGGCCGGCAAGACGCTGGTGAGAACCAAGTGGCTGGTGCACAAGGACGCCGTCGAAGGGGTTGATTACGACATCGACAAGCTGACGGATGTCTGGGTCGCCACGACGGATCAGGACGCCGATCTCGTCGCCCGTTCCCATGCCGGCGCTCTCGATCCCGCCTATCAGCCAGGCCCCTATTCCCGCTTTTCCGAGACGAACCTCGACAAGTTCGCCAGCTGGTACATCGACCGGATGCGCGCTCATGGATACTAG
- a CDS encoding helix-turn-helix domain-containing protein produces MEKQTMGEEDINMHEEMRRAFALLSGKWKLEIMWLLNQRVYRFGELRKAIPGITQHMLTAQLRELEADGLVSRTIFAEVPPRVEYEITQKARGLGPTMEALTAWWNEYGKSVPVKPSARGRKARDR; encoded by the coding sequence ATGGAAAAGCAGACTATGGGCGAAGAAGACATCAATATGCATGAAGAGATGCGGCGAGCCTTCGCGTTGCTTTCCGGCAAATGGAAGCTGGAAATCATGTGGCTGCTCAATCAGCGGGTCTATCGGTTCGGCGAATTGAGAAAGGCTATTCCCGGCATCACCCAACACATGCTGACGGCGCAACTTCGCGAACTCGAAGCGGACGGTTTGGTATCCCGCACTATCTTTGCGGAGGTTCCTCCGCGCGTCGAATATGAGATCACGCAAAAAGCGCGGGGCCTCGGCCCCACGATGGAAGCTTTGACGGCATGGTGGAACGAGTACGGCAAAAGCGTGCCGGTGAAGCCGAGCGCACGCGGCCGGAAAGCGAGAGATCGCTGA
- a CDS encoding LysR substrate-binding domain-containing protein produces the protein MQFRRRLPSLTALVTLEAVLRRKSFTLAATELGVTQAAVSRQIALLEEEFGQSLFVRKHRAIEPTAACISLGATLAKSFADIAESVEALQSRSQDVVTIGATVAFSSFWLLPRLAEFRRANPGILVRVISQDSPIALDGGEVDVAIRYGLPPFSDGTVIASRGDVISPVCSPDYLRRRGDGPLGSADEFIETDVVDRSWYNWSQWVSLIGANIEVKPSLRFNHYTETIAAARAGQGIALGWRMLVGTFLEDRTLVQADSSELAAEGRYNVIVPVKAKRSNTRDLAAAWLTASLHG, from the coding sequence ATGCAATTTCGAAGACGGCTTCCATCACTGACGGCGCTGGTGACGCTGGAAGCGGTGCTGCGCAGGAAAAGCTTCACCCTGGCCGCGACCGAGCTCGGCGTCACCCAGGCGGCGGTCAGCAGGCAGATTGCGTTGCTGGAGGAGGAGTTCGGCCAGTCTCTGTTCGTGCGCAAGCACCGGGCGATCGAACCCACGGCGGCGTGCATCAGCCTTGGCGCGACACTGGCGAAGAGCTTTGCCGATATCGCCGAGAGTGTGGAAGCGCTCCAATCGCGCAGTCAGGACGTGGTGACGATCGGGGCGACCGTCGCATTCTCTTCCTTCTGGTTGCTGCCGCGGCTCGCCGAATTCCGCCGGGCAAATCCCGGCATTCTGGTGCGGGTGATCTCACAAGACAGCCCGATCGCGCTCGACGGCGGAGAGGTCGATGTGGCGATCCGCTACGGTCTGCCGCCCTTCAGCGATGGAACCGTCATCGCCTCGCGCGGCGACGTCATTTCCCCCGTCTGCTCTCCGGATTACCTCAGGCGTCGGGGAGATGGGCCGCTGGGCTCGGCCGACGAATTCATCGAAACGGACGTCGTCGATCGGTCCTGGTACAACTGGTCGCAATGGGTTTCGCTGATTGGCGCCAATATCGAAGTCAAGCCATCGCTTCGGTTCAACCACTATACCGAAACCATCGCCGCCGCCCGCGCCGGGCAGGGGATCGCGCTGGGATGGCGCATGCTGGTCGGCACGTTTCTGGAGGACAGAACCCTGGTGCAGGCCGACAGCAGCGAGCTTGCCGCCGAAGGGCGTTACAATGTCATCGTGCCCGTCAAAGCCAAGCGAAGCAATACGCGCGATCTCGCCGCCGCCTGGCTGACGGCGTCATTGCACGGTTGA
- a CDS encoding acyltransferase, with the protein MDQANSSPASANEQREAHRLQYLPWERIASDLHHPAHLARKAELRRSCGAELAETSYIAENAAIFTESLAMGERSWIAGHALVRGDVILGDDCSINPYACVSGKVTCGNGVRIASHASIVGFNHGFDDPDRPIHRQGVVSIGIVIGDDVWIGANCVILDGVTIGNGAVIAAGAVVTQDIPALAIAGGVPAKVLRSRGAPARKSGIGEIEDRLASLGQKAKEQWPDILARWKTREGYESLEADGIRRPAIRHLCDAIEIAAGFDQLPPGLDAAQTVERLQGLQDRETGLFPEAHSHGQDRALREDPKALYNVLSVGYALELLGSRPRHPIQAVQIDAQELEQWLSALPWLSRAWHAGSVIDAIGTAMYFNARYFGIKGPRQALFEWLSRNANRVSGLWGEPTALEGWLQPVNGFYRLTRGTYAQFGMPLPHPHTSLETVHLNYRNHKGFVAQKYNACNLLDTIHPLLLIARQTDYRRADGEAIARNLISRALDRWRDGEGFPFADGGEPSLQGTEMWLSVIHLAADFVGLSDRFAFVPKGVHRTATPGLGL; encoded by the coding sequence ATGGATCAGGCCAACAGCTCGCCAGCATCGGCGAACGAACAACGGGAAGCGCACAGGCTTCAATATCTCCCCTGGGAACGCATTGCCTCGGACCTTCATCATCCCGCTCACCTCGCCCGCAAAGCGGAGCTTCGACGGTCGTGCGGCGCCGAATTGGCCGAGACGTCCTATATCGCCGAAAATGCGGCGATCTTCACCGAGAGCCTGGCGATGGGCGAGCGGTCCTGGATTGCGGGGCATGCGCTCGTGCGGGGCGATGTGATCCTCGGCGACGATTGCTCGATCAATCCCTATGCCTGCGTTTCCGGCAAGGTGACGTGCGGCAATGGGGTCCGGATTGCCTCGCATGCCTCGATCGTCGGCTTCAATCATGGCTTCGACGATCCCGACCGGCCCATCCATCGACAGGGCGTCGTCAGCATCGGGATCGTCATCGGCGACGATGTCTGGATCGGCGCCAATTGCGTGATCCTCGATGGCGTCACGATCGGCAACGGCGCCGTCATTGCGGCCGGAGCGGTGGTCACGCAAGATATTCCTGCGCTTGCGATTGCCGGCGGCGTGCCGGCAAAGGTGCTGCGGAGCCGGGGCGCACCGGCCAGGAAATCCGGCATTGGAGAGATCGAAGATCGACTGGCCAGTCTCGGGCAGAAGGCGAAAGAACAATGGCCTGACATCCTTGCGCGCTGGAAAACACGCGAGGGCTATGAATCGCTGGAAGCGGACGGGATCAGGCGGCCGGCGATCCGGCATCTCTGCGACGCCATCGAGATCGCTGCCGGCTTCGATCAGCTGCCGCCCGGGCTCGATGCGGCGCAAACCGTCGAGCGACTCCAGGGTCTTCAGGATCGGGAGACAGGCCTCTTTCCGGAGGCGCATTCGCATGGGCAGGACCGGGCGTTGAGAGAAGATCCGAAGGCACTCTACAACGTGCTTTCGGTCGGCTATGCGCTCGAGCTGCTCGGCTCCAGGCCGCGACACCCGATCCAGGCGGTTCAGATCGATGCGCAGGAACTGGAGCAATGGCTGAGCGCGCTGCCCTGGTTGAGCCGCGCGTGGCACGCCGGAAGCGTCATCGATGCCATCGGAACCGCTATGTATTTCAACGCCAGGTATTTCGGCATCAAAGGGCCACGGCAGGCGCTCTTCGAGTGGCTGAGCCGCAATGCCAACAGAGTCTCGGGCCTATGGGGCGAACCGACGGCGCTCGAAGGATGGCTCCAGCCGGTGAACGGTTTTTACCGTCTGACACGCGGCACCTACGCGCAGTTCGGCATGCCGCTCCCGCATCCGCATACCTCGCTCGAAACGGTTCACCTGAATTACCGCAATCACAAGGGCTTCGTTGCTCAGAAATACAATGCCTGCAACCTGCTCGATACGATCCATCCGTTGCTGCTGATTGCCCGGCAGACCGATTACAGGCGGGCCGATGGCGAGGCGATTGCCCGCAATCTCATTTCACGAGCGCTGGATAGATGGCGGGATGGCGAAGGATTCCCCTTCGCCGACGGTGGCGAACCGAGCTTGCAGGGAACGGAAATGTGGCTTTCCGTCATCCACCTGGCGGCCGATTTTGTCGGCCTGTCGGATCGCTTCGCCTTTGTTCCGAAGGGCGTGCACCGGACGGCGACTCCGGGGTTGGGCTTGTAG
- a CDS encoding hybrid-cluster NAD(P)-dependent oxidoreductase, translating into MDTRTPQVLLARAARHDVWNPEEDDALVCLDVQQESHDVKTFTFASPDGKRFAFKAGQYFLFDLEHNGEAESRCYSISSSPYRTNAFSVTVKRVPGGKISNWLHDTLVPGASVKANGPLGNFIRPEASKPKLLLLSGGSGITPVMSILRELADSCEPADVVFMHAARTPQDLIFRDELACIARRLKGLRLHFLPETVAGEASWPGLTGRISADYVRLAVPDIAERTVMCCGPAPFMAAARGIAADLGVPASHYLEESFDAAVIDEPEIPAIQEAAAKVFQVTFSKQARSIEVTGDQSVLSCAKKSGVRIPSSCANGVCGTCKSKLTSGTVDMNHNGGIRQREIDAGFFLPCCSKPLSNLVIER; encoded by the coding sequence ATGGATACTAGGACCCCGCAAGTGCTGCTCGCAAGGGCCGCCCGTCACGACGTCTGGAATCCCGAGGAAGACGATGCGCTCGTCTGTCTCGACGTCCAGCAGGAATCCCATGACGTCAAGACTTTCACCTTCGCATCTCCTGACGGGAAGCGGTTCGCCTTCAAGGCCGGACAGTATTTTCTGTTCGACCTAGAGCATAACGGAGAGGCGGAAAGCCGATGCTACAGCATCTCGTCTTCGCCTTATCGCACGAACGCCTTCTCCGTTACGGTAAAACGCGTTCCGGGCGGCAAGATCTCCAACTGGCTTCACGACACCCTGGTTCCGGGAGCGTCCGTCAAGGCGAACGGCCCGCTTGGCAATTTCATCCGGCCTGAGGCGTCGAAGCCGAAACTTCTGCTGCTCTCCGGCGGTTCCGGCATCACGCCAGTCATGTCCATTCTGCGGGAACTCGCCGACAGCTGCGAGCCTGCCGACGTCGTCTTCATGCATGCGGCGCGCACGCCGCAGGATCTGATCTTCCGCGACGAACTCGCCTGCATCGCCCGCAGGCTCAAGGGCCTTCGGCTGCACTTCCTGCCGGAAACCGTTGCGGGCGAGGCGTCATGGCCTGGCCTCACCGGCCGCATTTCGGCGGACTATGTCAGGCTCGCGGTTCCCGATATTGCGGAACGGACGGTGATGTGCTGCGGCCCCGCCCCGTTCATGGCGGCAGCGCGCGGCATTGCCGCCGATCTCGGCGTCCCCGCCTCGCATTACCTCGAGGAAAGCTTTGACGCCGCGGTCATTGACGAACCCGAGATCCCCGCGATCCAGGAAGCGGCCGCCAAGGTCTTTCAGGTCACTTTCTCGAAGCAGGCCCGCAGCATCGAGGTAACAGGCGACCAGAGCGTGCTCTCCTGCGCGAAGAAGTCAGGCGTCAGGATTCCATCTTCCTGCGCCAACGGCGTTTGCGGCACCTGCAAGTCGAAGCTGACATCAGGCACGGTCGACATGAACCACAATGGCGGCATCCGCCAGAGGGAAATCGACGCCGGCTTTTTCCTGCCCTGCTGCTCGAAGCCGCTCAGCAATCTCGTCATCGAACGCTGA
- a CDS encoding Xaa-Pro peptidase family protein → MLRDENESVELAGSTVFKDERKQAYLNPDGADRPLISPVPATTLDRARRYRLKRLRMKMLEWDCGALLLYDPVNIRYAFDSSNMSIWTMHNPSRYALILADGPAIMFEFEGAEHVNDGLPGIDEIRLAKSWIFFTAGNLIEPRLKAWADEVADLVTGNGGNRRIAVDRLEPSGAFELTERGFTLLDGQELAERARSIKSAEEIELMRWTIRVCEAGMARMYEVSEPGRTEREIWAELHFENARSGGEWLETKLLTAGARTNPWYQECSDYVIKRGEMISFDTDMIGPYGYCADLSRSWTCGHVAMNAKQRELFAAARDQIEHNLSIIRPGMTFREFNERSWQIPEKYQPYRYTLALHGTGMADEWPGVMLHPDFDPAFSGIIEENMVLNVESLIAEAGSESIKLETQALITSKGAERLDTFPWEEI, encoded by the coding sequence ATGCTGCGAGACGAAAACGAATCCGTCGAGCTGGCCGGCTCAACCGTCTTTAAGGACGAGCGGAAGCAGGCTTACCTCAATCCCGATGGAGCGGACCGGCCTCTCATCAGTCCTGTGCCGGCCACGACACTCGACCGGGCGCGCCGCTACCGCCTGAAGCGGCTGCGCATGAAGATGCTCGAATGGGATTGCGGCGCCCTGCTGCTCTACGATCCCGTCAACATCCGCTACGCCTTCGACTCGTCGAATATGAGCATCTGGACGATGCACAATCCGTCGCGCTACGCACTGATCCTGGCCGACGGCCCGGCCATCATGTTCGAATTCGAAGGCGCCGAGCACGTCAATGACGGGCTGCCCGGCATCGACGAGATCCGGCTGGCGAAGTCCTGGATCTTCTTCACGGCAGGCAACCTCATAGAACCCCGCCTGAAAGCCTGGGCTGACGAAGTCGCGGATCTTGTGACCGGCAATGGCGGCAACAGACGCATCGCCGTCGACAGGCTCGAACCATCAGGCGCCTTCGAACTCACGGAACGCGGGTTTACCCTTCTCGACGGCCAGGAGCTGGCCGAACGGGCGCGGTCGATCAAAAGCGCCGAAGAAATCGAGTTGATGCGCTGGACGATCCGCGTCTGCGAAGCCGGCATGGCGCGGATGTACGAGGTATCGGAGCCGGGCCGCACCGAGCGGGAAATCTGGGCCGAGCTGCACTTCGAAAACGCGCGCAGCGGCGGCGAATGGCTGGAAACCAAGCTCTTGACCGCGGGCGCGAGAACCAATCCCTGGTATCAGGAATGTTCCGATTACGTCATCAAGCGCGGCGAGATGATATCCTTCGACACCGATATGATCGGCCCCTACGGCTATTGCGCCGATCTCTCACGTTCATGGACCTGTGGACATGTCGCTATGAACGCCAAGCAGAGGGAGCTTTTCGCAGCAGCCAGGGATCAGATCGAGCACAATCTGTCCATCATCAGGCCCGGCATGACGTTCCGGGAGTTCAACGAACGGTCCTGGCAGATCCCGGAGAAATACCAGCCTTATCGCTATACGCTGGCCCTGCACGGAACCGGCATGGCCGACGAATGGCCGGGCGTGATGCTGCATCCGGATTTCGATCCCGCTTTCAGCGGCATCATCGAGGAGAACATGGTGCTCAACGTCGAAAGCCTGATCGCCGAAGCCGGATCGGAGAGCATCAAGCTGGAGACCCAGGCGCTGATCACATCAAAGGGCGCGGAGCGGCTGGACACGTTTCCGTGGGAAGAGATCTGA
- a CDS encoding Lrp/AsnC family transcriptional regulator codes for MATETDIFSELDQFDRKILAALAEDGRLSITDLAARVGLSKTPCQIRFKRLISDGYIEGFKAVLNPSKMQLDHIAFVEVKLSDTREDALKSFNEAIKKIREVEECHMIAGRFDYLLKIRTRDIGRYRRVLGERISTLPHVANTSTNVAMETIKEGWDKFGSSLS; via the coding sequence ATGGCCACGGAAACCGACATCTTTAGTGAATTGGACCAATTCGACAGAAAGATCCTCGCCGCGCTCGCCGAGGACGGCAGGCTGTCGATCACCGATCTCGCCGCGCGCGTCGGGCTTTCCAAGACACCATGCCAGATTCGCTTCAAGCGGTTGATCAGCGACGGCTATATCGAAGGCTTCAAAGCCGTCCTCAATCCGTCGAAAATGCAGCTCGACCACATCGCCTTCGTCGAGGTGAAGCTTTCCGACACCCGCGAGGATGCGCTGAAGAGCTTCAACGAGGCCATCAAGAAGATCCGGGAAGTCGAAGAGTGCCACATGATCGCCGGCCGGTTCGACTACCTCCTCAAGATCCGCACCCGCGACATCGGCCGCTACCGCCGCGTGCTGGGCGAGCGCATCTCGACGCTGCCCCATGTTGCCAACACCTCGACCAATGTGGCGATGGAGACGATCAAGGAAGGCTGGGACAAGTTCGGGTCGAGTCTTTCGTGA